One Candidatus Neomarinimicrobiota bacterium DNA segment encodes these proteins:
- a CDS encoding GNAT family N-acetyltransferase, producing the protein MNLNIIIRGAVIDDLEACVAIDAPNFNIFDRAKRRKHFVKMIPEDGMLVLEHENSIVAYATFEPDWFGCTFLKLVVTDVSVRRKGLAALLIQYVEDHHCPSGKFFSSTEDDNEASKKLHEKLGFKVSGWLDNLPQPHREIFYFKLIKKDATSSIHE; encoded by the coding sequence CTTGAAGCTTGTGTCGCTATCGATGCCCCTAACTTTAATATTTTTGATCGAGCAAAAAGACGCAAGCATTTTGTAAAGATGATTCCGGAAGATGGGATGTTGGTCTTGGAACATGAAAACAGTATTGTTGCCTATGCCACCTTTGAACCAGACTGGTTTGGCTGTACCTTTCTAAAGCTGGTGGTCACTGATGTATCGGTTCGTAGGAAGGGATTAGCTGCACTGTTGATCCAGTATGTTGAGGATCATCACTGCCCTTCAGGAAAATTTTTCAGTTCAACCGAGGATGACAATGAAGCGTCAAAAAAGCTACATGAGAAGCTAGGGTTTAAAGTAAGTGGTTGGCTGGATAATCTGCCTCAACCACATCGTGAAATTTTCTATTTCAAGCTAATAAAAAAAGATGCTACCTCCTCCATACATGAATAG